In one window of Streptomyces roseofulvus DNA:
- a CDS encoding ABC transporter permease subunit gives MDRRSPTLRPPKARAAGDPRRRARRGRRLLGAAFALPALLLLGALVAYPVVFSVVRSLFDASGDRFVGADNYLEMVRDPATLKALRNSAVWVVVAPVLLTGLGLVLAVLTERVRWATAFKLVLFLPMAVSFLAAGIVFRLAYEQDPDRGVLNAVVVGVHDAFDEPAPYPTARARDGRGLSGGPADGYTTGELRPGSVAVLPFVGVAPGAVPADAGPARAPEPAPGTLSGTVYLDFTPGAGGRPGAVDGTEKGLPGMTVEAVRDGTAVASARTAADGTFRLDGLGDGTYRLRVPAANFAAGYGGVDWLGPTLVTPAIIGAYLWVWTGFSMVLIGAGLAALPRDVMEAARVDGANERQIFRRITVPLLAPVLTVVLVTLVINVMKVFDLVYVIAPGPVQEEANVLATRMWLVSFGGGNDQGLGAALSVLLLLLVVPAMVFNIRRFRKGGGS, from the coding sequence ATGGACCGGCGCTCCCCCACCCTCCGGCCGCCGAAGGCGCGCGCCGCGGGCGATCCGCGGCGCCGCGCCCGGCGCGGCAGGCGACTCCTCGGCGCCGCGTTCGCCCTCCCCGCGCTCCTGCTCCTGGGCGCGCTCGTCGCGTACCCGGTCGTCTTCTCCGTCGTCCGCAGCCTGTTCGACGCGAGCGGCGACCGGTTCGTCGGCGCGGACAACTACCTGGAGATGGTCCGCGACCCGGCCACCCTCAAGGCCCTCCGCAACAGCGCGGTCTGGGTGGTGGTCGCCCCCGTCCTGCTCACCGGGCTCGGGCTCGTGCTGGCCGTGCTCACCGAGCGGGTCCGCTGGGCGACCGCGTTCAAGCTCGTCCTGTTCCTGCCGATGGCCGTGTCGTTCCTCGCCGCGGGCATCGTCTTCCGGCTGGCGTACGAGCAGGATCCCGACCGGGGGGTGCTCAACGCGGTGGTGGTCGGCGTCCACGACGCCTTCGACGAGCCGGCCCCGTACCCGACCGCCCGCGCCCGGGACGGCCGGGGCCTGTCCGGCGGTCCGGCCGACGGGTACACGACCGGCGAGCTCCGGCCAGGCTCCGTCGCCGTGCTGCCCTTCGTGGGCGTCGCCCCCGGGGCCGTACCGGCGGACGCGGGGCCGGCGCGGGCCCCGGAACCGGCGCCCGGCACGCTGTCCGGGACCGTGTACCTGGACTTCACGCCCGGCGCGGGCGGCCGGCCGGGCGCCGTCGACGGGACGGAGAAGGGACTGCCCGGCATGACCGTCGAGGCGGTCCGCGACGGGACGGCGGTGGCGTCCGCGCGCACCGCCGCCGACGGCACCTTCCGCCTCGACGGGCTCGGCGACGGCACGTACCGGCTGCGGGTGCCGGCCGCCAACTTCGCCGCCGGGTACGGCGGCGTCGACTGGCTCGGCCCGACGCTCGTCACCCCGGCGATCATCGGCGCCTACCTGTGGGTGTGGACCGGCTTCTCCATGGTGCTGATCGGCGCGGGGCTCGCCGCCCTGCCCCGCGACGTCATGGAGGCGGCCCGGGTGGACGGCGCGAACGAGCGGCAGATCTTCCGCCGGATCACCGTGCCGCTGCTCGCCCCCGTCCTCACGGTCGTCCTCGTCACGCTGGTCATCAACGTGATGAAGGTCTTCGACCTCGTCTACGTCATCGCGCCGGGGCCGGTGCAGGAGGAGGCGAACGTGCTGGCCACCCGCATGTGGCTGGTCTCCTTCGGCGGCGGCAACGACCAGGGGCTCGGCGCCGCCCTCAGCGTGCTGCTGCTCCTGCTCGTCGTCCCGGCGATGGTCTTCAACATCCGGCGCTTCCGGAAGGGCGGCGGCTCATGA
- a CDS encoding carbohydrate ABC transporter permease, whose amino-acid sequence MNGPTRVTRWLGSAAVQSLLVLVALVWITPLAGLLLSSLRSERDNASDGWWTSLVEPSQLSFDNYRALLEDSGLVQAFWNTVLIAVPTTVLVVGIAALAGYAFAWLEFPGRDGLFLVVVGLLVVPVQIGLLPVAKLFGAVGLFGTVAGVVLFHVAYGLPFGVFLLRNFFAEIPREMLEAARLDGGGEWRIFRRLVLPLGRPALASLTIFQFLWVWNDMLVALLFADGESQPLTVALQSQMRQFGSNVGVLAPGAFLSLVVPLVVFFAFQRHFVQGVMAGSVK is encoded by the coding sequence ATGAACGGTCCCACGCGCGTCACCCGGTGGCTCGGGAGCGCGGCGGTGCAGTCGCTGCTCGTCCTGGTCGCCCTGGTCTGGATCACCCCGCTGGCGGGGCTGCTGCTCTCCTCGCTCCGCTCCGAGCGGGACAACGCGTCGGACGGCTGGTGGACGTCACTCGTCGAACCGTCGCAGCTCTCCTTCGACAACTACCGTGCGCTACTGGAGGATTCGGGGCTCGTCCAGGCGTTCTGGAACACCGTCCTGATCGCGGTCCCCACCACCGTCCTCGTCGTGGGGATCGCCGCGCTCGCCGGATACGCCTTCGCCTGGCTGGAGTTCCCCGGCCGGGACGGGCTCTTCCTGGTGGTGGTCGGCCTGTTGGTGGTGCCGGTGCAGATCGGACTGCTGCCGGTCGCGAAACTCTTCGGCGCCGTCGGCCTGTTCGGGACCGTGGCCGGGGTGGTGCTCTTCCACGTGGCGTACGGTCTGCCGTTCGGGGTCTTCCTGCTGCGGAACTTCTTCGCGGAGATCCCGCGCGAGATGCTGGAGGCGGCCCGGCTCGACGGCGGCGGCGAGTGGCGGATCTTCCGGCGTCTGGTGCTGCCGCTGGGGCGGCCGGCGCTCGCGAGCCTGACGATCTTCCAGTTCCTGTGGGTCTGGAACGACATGCTGGTGGCGCTGCTCTTCGCCGACGGCGAGTCCCAGCCGCTGACCGTGGCGCTCCAGTCGCAGATGCGGCAGTTCGGCTCCAACGTCGGGGTCCTCGCGCCGGGGGCGTTCCTGTCCCTGGTGGTCCCGCTGGTGGTCTTCTTCGCCTTCCAGCGGCACTTCGTCCAGGGGGTGATGGCCGGGTCGGTCAAGTGA
- a CDS encoding NUDIX hydrolase family protein, whose amino-acid sequence MSDMTETTPGWMSSDELDTARARMPILYVDAVPVRVDDSGEVTSIGLLLRIGADGTINRTLVSGRVMHHERVRDALLRHLEKDLGPVALPRVPASLQPFTVAEYFPTAGITPFHDPRQHAVSLAYIVPVSGDCRPRQDALDLVWFTPREAASPAVQSEMPGGHGVLLKQALAHVGVTF is encoded by the coding sequence ATGTCTGACATGACTGAGACCACGCCCGGCTGGATGAGCTCGGACGAGCTGGACACGGCTCGCGCCCGGATGCCGATCCTGTACGTCGACGCGGTTCCCGTACGGGTGGACGACAGCGGCGAAGTCACGAGCATCGGACTGCTGCTCCGCATCGGCGCCGACGGAACCATCAACCGCACCCTCGTCTCCGGACGCGTGATGCACCACGAGCGCGTCCGGGACGCCCTGTTGCGGCACCTGGAGAAGGACCTGGGTCCCGTCGCCCTCCCGCGGGTGCCGGCCTCGCTCCAGCCCTTCACGGTGGCGGAGTACTTCCCGACCGCGGGGATCACCCCGTTCCACGACCCCCGCCAGCACGCGGTGTCGCTCGCCTACATCGTGCCCGTGAGCGGCGACTGCCGCCCCCGCCAGGACGCCCTCGACCTCGTCTGGTTCACCCCCCGGGAGGCCGCCTCCCCCGCCGTCCAGAGCGAGATGCCCGGCGGCCACGGCGTCCTGCTGAAGCAGGCGCTGGCCCATGTGGGGGTCACCTTCTGA